CGAATGATAGATAGTGGCGAAGACCCGAAATTTATTGCGCGCAGAATGGTGGTATTTGCTAGCGAAGATATAGGGCTTGCCCAACCTACTGCGCTAGTTGTAGCTAACGATGTTTTTCGGGCTTGCGAGACCATCGGTCTGCCCGAATGCGGCATCAACCTAGCGCATGGTGTGGTTTATCTGGCACAATGTAAGAAAGACCGCAGAGCTTACGACGCGTACAAAGAAGCCATGAGCGATGTTAAAAAATTAGGCAACTTGCCTATCCCCTTAAAAATCCGCAATGCTCCAACAAAATTAATGAAAGAGCTCGGCTACGGCAAGGGTTATGAAAAATATACCAAAGAAGATTTACTGCCAGAAAAACTCAAAAGTAGAAAGTATTTAGAATAAATTTATCGAAGTGGGACTTCAATAATTTAAGTTTGTAAATTAACAACAACACTCCGACATTCTCAAGAATATTGGAATATTGAAAAAAATTAAAATATGGAAATAGAACAACATTCAGAGGGACAAAAAGAAATATTTTTAGAACATTTGCGAGATGAAATCTGGCAAGTAGCGCAGGAAATGGGTGTTGAATTAACAGCTGAGGAGTTAAGAGTAGCATGGGCAGGGTCAAAAATAGAAGAAGAAATGTGGGTACCGTTTAAACTGGGCGACCGCGCTTCCGATTTTTCTTTAAAGGCCAAAGATACAACTCGATCTTCCAAAGAACGTCGCGAGGCTGGCGTGCATAGTTTGGTGTTAAAAGCTGCTACTTATCTTAGAGGCTCTCCCGAGACTTCGGCCGAATGCCTCCAGTATGCCCGTGATGTTTGGAGCGAAAAATATGTTTGGGATGAACGTGATGTGCCTCAACCGATTCCAACCCCGCAACAGGATCAAGCTATTAAAGAGGAAAAAGAAGCTGCTTAAAATTTTTATTAAAAATGAAAAGAGTTTTTATTATTCACGGCTACGATGCCACGCCCGAAGACAATTGGCTCCCTTGGCTTAAAAAAGAATTGGAAGCTAAAGGATTTGATATTGCGGTGCCCCAGATGCCCGAAGCCGATAACCCAACCTTGGAGAAATGGCTTTCGCATATTCAACAACTTATCGGCGAGTGCGATGAAAACACTTTTTTGGTCGGCCATAGTTTAGGCACTATAACTATTTTAAGATTTTTAGAAGCTTTGCCCGAAAACCAAAAAGTTGGCGGAGTTGTTTTGGTAGGCGGTTTTTCTGAATCTTTAAACTTTAAGCCCTTAAAAACATTTACCGAAAAACCGCTTGATTACGAAAAAATAAAAAGATCAATAATAACTGACCAAATTAGCACGAGCTTGCGATCGCAAGCTCGTGCTAAAGAAAGAATAGTAGCTATACATTCTACTGATGACCCCAGCGTTCCTTTTAGATTCTCCGAAATTATTCGCGACAAGCTTAGCGCGGAACTTATAACTCTGCATGGACTCGGCCATATAAATTGGAAGAGTAATTGTCTTGAACTACCACAAGCCTTGGTTGCTATACTCAAAATGAATGAATAAAGAAAATTTGTACAAAATTCTGCCGATTGCTGCCTTGCTGGCCTTGGCTGTTTTTTTTGCTTTTTATTACCCGCCTACTGTCGGCATAGATAATTATTACCACATCAGACACGCTTGGATTTATCAAACTCAAGGAATCTTTAATAGCGATTTTCCTTGGCTGGAAAATTCCGTTATTGGGAAACTAGGTGGCGATATTTGGTATGGTTTCCATATATTACTTATTCCTTTCACTTTCTTTACAGATCTTCTTTTGGGAATTAAGCTTGCAACTGTAGCTATTATTTTTTTCGCACTATTTGCAGTTTATTTTATATTTAAAAAATTTAATATTCGCTGGCCATTTCTATGGACTATATTTTTCTTTTTTTCTGTACCTGATGTTCATTTTAGATTAATGATGCTTCGCCCACATGTTTTAACCTTGGCTTTATTAGCTATAATATTCTACTTGTTAGTACAAAAGAAATTTGGTAAATCAATTTTTATTACTTCGGCTCTAGCTTCATTTATACATATTTCTCTTTTATGGTTACCCCTGCTTATAGCTTTTGTTATTTTTATTTTCCAAAAAATATTCGAAAAGCGTTGGGAAATTAAAAATAATATTTATTTATTCGCTGGTTTAATTTTTGGTGTAATTTTAAGGCCAAACGCTCTATCTTCCCTAAAACTTGCCTATATTCAGGTTATTCAACTAAGTTTAGAAAAGTTAAATAACGCACCTTTAAGATTTGGCACAGAACTTCGTCCTGGCAATGATCTAAGTATACTTTTATTCGAAATTTTACCAATATCTTTAATTGTTATAGCAAGCATTGTTAGTTTGGCAATCTTTTTAAGAAAGAGAAAAATTAGTTTAGAAAATCAAGAAAAAACCGTTATATGGAGTTTAGTTACCTTTTTTATAATCTTTGGCGTATTGTTTTATACTTTTGCCCGCCGTACTGCCGATATCTGGGTTTTATTTTCTATATTACTAGCTGCAGTAGCTTTTTCTATGGTTTTAAAAAATAACGAAATATATTTAAAGTTTAAAAAAATATTTTTAACTATATTTTTTGTGGTAATAATTGGTTTTGGCGCTCAAACATTAAGAATTGTTTCTGGTTACATTTCTGGCTTGCCACCACAAAATATGTTTAAGGAATCTGCCAACTGGCTCAAAGAAAATAGTGAAAAAGGAGATATTGTTTTTAATACTCGTTGGGATAATTTTTCTTTTATGTTTTTTTGGAACCAACATAATCATTTTATAAATGGCATGGATCCAATATTCGAATATTCAAACAATAAAAGCTTATATCTACAGCATTACTTTTTAGAGATAGATAAAATCTTAATGGTGAATGGCGAAGCCTACACTTGT
This genomic stretch from bacterium harbors:
- a CDS encoding alpha/beta hydrolase — translated: MKRVFIIHGYDATPEDNWLPWLKKELEAKGFDIAVPQMPEADNPTLEKWLSHIQQLIGECDENTFLVGHSLGTITILRFLEALPENQKVGGVVLVGGFSESLNFKPLKTFTEKPLDYEKIKRSIITDQISTSLRSQARAKERIVAIHSTDDPSVPFRFSEIIRDKLSAELITLHGLGHINWKSNCLELPQALVAILKMNE